The Planktothrix agardhii NIES-204 genomic interval TATTAATTAAATTCATCGGTTAAATTTTCTGCCCCGTGTACGGGTGAATAATTATTGGTTTTAGTTTATAATTAAAGTAATTGTATCAAGAATGAGGCAATTATAAATCGGTTGTAATCATTAAAAGCTATTGTCCCCATTACCCATTACCTATCACGGATTTAAGCAGATTACACAGATTAAAATCCGTGAAATCCGTGAAATCCTCTTAAATCCGTGATCCTATTTCCTGTTATGCCAAAATAGGGTAAACTACTGTAGGTTTTCAGGTTTCGATTTTTCCCATGAGCAATTCTGTATTTTCACCCTTACAAAATCGTTTACTCACTTGTTTGCTTATTTTAGTAGTGGGTTGGTTAAGTTTTCAATTATTAGGTTATGTTGGAGAGTTAATTAGTTTATTAGTAACCTCTGGATTAATTGCTTTTTTACTTAACTATGCAGTGGCAAAATTAGAGCGCTTTATTCCTAGGGGAATAGCGGCAGCTTTAGTCTATTTAGTTGCTATTTTAACCTTTGTAATTATTGGGTTAACTATTGTCCCTCCGGTCTTTAATCAAGGACGACAATTGATCACACGCTTACCAGAATTAATTGAATCAGGACGACAACAGTTAGCTGAATTTCAAGTCTGGAGTGTTGACCGTAATTTACCCTTTGATGTGGGGATTTTACAACAACAACTGTTATCTAAAATTCAGGGAACCATTGAACCTATTTTTGCCGGAAGTTTGGGGATAGTTTTAGGAACCTTTAATTGGTTTTTTGACTTAATTTTTATCTTGGTAATTGCCTTTTATATGTTATTAGATGGGGAGCGGTTATGGAAAATTTTAATCACTATTCTATCCCCACAAATTCGAGAAGTGATCACGATTTCCTTAAAACGAAATTTGAAAAAATTTGTCCTGGGACAAACCTTGCAAGGAATATTTATGACATCCATTTTAACCGTTGCCTTTTTTATGCTTAAAGTTCCCTATTTCCTATTATTTGCAGTTGTGATTGGATTACTGGAAATTATTCCCTTTGTGGGGGCAACATTAGGCATTGGAAGTGTCACTTTTATTGTAGCTTTTATTGATTGGTGGATGGCTTTACAGGTGTTAGCAGTTGCCGTTTCCGTTCAACAAGTGAAGGATAATATTGTTGCTCCTCGAATTATGGGGGATTTAACTGGATTAAGCCCCGTTGTTATTTTCAGCGCTTTATTATTAGGAGGAAAAATTGGGGGATTATTAGGATTTATTCTGGCAATTCCCATGGCAGGAGTAATTAAAAGTATCGTTGAGGTAGTTTTTGATCCGACTTTACCCCCTCAAACGGGTTCATTTTTTTATAATCCCTTAAACCCACAGGAATAGGTAATGGGTAATAGGTAATGGGGAAAATGTTTTCAAAAATAGAGATGAATTTTATTGTTTTGAGAGTGAAAAAAGCTGAACTATGAAATGGTGGCAACGACTGAAAACGAATCCTTTAGCTCAATTTGGGGCTGGAATTTTACTGTTATTTTATTTAGTGGTAATTGCGGCAAATTTTGTTGCACCCTATAGTCCTTATGAATCCCAACTTAACGCTTCTTTATTACCCCCAACCCAAATTTATTGGTATGATCAAAAAGGGCAATGGATAGGCCCCCATGTTTATCCCACTACTCAAGGCCCGGTTGATATTGAAACCGGAAAACGTGAAATTAATCTTGATAAAAGTCAGCCTAGTCCAGTGCGATTTTTTGTGCCGGGAGAACCCTATAAAATTCTAGGAATCATTCCTTTTGATCGTCATTTATTCGGGACTGTAGGGGCTGGAAAAATTAACTTACTCGGCACAGATGAACAAGCTAGAGATCAGTTTAGTCGCCTAGTTCATGGGGGGCGGGTTAGTCTGAGTATTGGATTAGTAGGAATTATGATTTCTTTCCCACTAGGAATGATTTTTGGGGGAATTTCTGGCTATTTTGGCGGATGGTTAGATAGCTTAATTATGCGAATTGTTGAAGTTTTAATGACGATTCCGGGGTTATATTTATTGGTGGCATTAGCAGCCGTTTTACCTCCACAAATTAGCAGTACCCAGCGTTTTTTGTTAATTGTGGTGATTATTTCTTTTATTAGTTGGGCTGGTTTAGCGCGGGTGATTCGAGGGCAGGTTTTATCAATTAAGGAACAACAATTTGTGCAAGCATCAAGGGCAATTGGTGCCAGTCCGTTGTATATTATTACCCGTCATGTTCTGCCCCAAACGGCTACTTATTTGATTATTTCTGCTACCTTAGCGATTCCTAGTTTTATTATTTCAGAATCGGTTTTAAGTTTAATTGGATTAGGAATCCAACCCCCCGATCCCTCCTGGGGAAATTTACTTTCTTCTGCTACCAATGCCTCAATTTTGGTCTTGCAACCTTGGTTAATTTGGCCGCCTGCCATTTTAATTATTTTGACGGTTTTAGCCTTTAATTTATTAGGAGATGGGTTAAGAGATGCCCTTGATCCGCGCAGTATTCAACGATAATAGATTATGATACTGACAACTTTTCGAGGAATTAGAAATCAGGTTAGCTATGATAGGGATGAACCCTGTTGCAACACCAAAATGAGTATTAATCTCACCTCTGACCAAGAACAATTTATTCAAACTCAACTGGAATCTGGGAAATATCAAACCCCTGAACAAGTCATCTCAACTGCGTTGCGCCTACTGGATGAATGGCAAAGGGATGAGGCAGAATGGGCTCAAGATGTGGCAGCTAAAATCGATGCTGCCGTATCCGCCACTGAAGAAAATCCTCCCCTTGATGGTGAGACTTTTATTAATGAGATTTTAGAACGGTTTAAGCTAAACCATTAGGATGCAACGATGAGTCGCTATGTTATCAACATTCTAGCCAGCCATGACCTCAACGAGATTGCTGAGTATTTTGCCAATAACAACGTAGAAGCAGGAGAGCAGTTTTTCCAAGAGTTTAATCGCTGCTGTTAACAACTGGTAAATTTTCCTAATTCTGGTAAAAGTTATGCAGAAATTCGTCCCTATCTCCGAGGATTATCTATCATTCAAGGGTTATATTATCTTTTACCAAGTTTTAGATGATGGGGTTGAGATATTACGAGTTTTGAGTGGTCGGCGAAACTTTACCACTTTTTTTCGGGGATAAATATTGTCTCTAAAAACAAAAGCATTTGCATCTTCTACAATTTGGCTAAGGATTAGATTACTCATTGCTGCTTCTATAAATTAGAAATCATGGAATAATAATGCTGCTCTTTAGGACAAGTTAACAGGCATTCCTTGATTATAGCGAAAGCTCAGGAAAGGTATACGAGAGCCATTAATTCCCTTCCTAACACTGTTTTCGATATCTAAAATTACTTTTTGAATTCCATGATCATGGAAAATATGATAACATAAATATCTAATAACTGGGTACAAATTAATTTGTAGATGACGGCACTTAAAAGTGCCTGCGTCGCGTTTCATCCCACGGCTGAAGCCAGTGGGCTTTCACTCTCCCACCCTGGCTTTGTAATAATTTGCGCTTGAATCGGAATATCCAGGGCTGTTAACCCGAGTGGATACCCAGTTCCATTCAGTTTTTCATGGTGTCGATTTCCTGGGGTAGCTTTTGGGCAGAATGTTGCAGCAAATGTTCGTATTTTCTCTGAATTGATTCTGCTTCTAAGATGCGTTGAGCTAAGGCAAATCGATGACGGATGACTTCTAATTGAGTAGGATAGAGTTTTTTGGGTTTAGTTAAAATCGCTTCGGGAACCCCGACTTTTCCAAAATCATGTAATAGGGCTGCATAGCGTAATTCTTGCAATTGACGCTCACTAAATGTAATTTCAGAGAGGGAACCAAAGTTAGTTTGACTCACTTCTTGACTCAAACGAACGGCTAATTCTGCAACTCTTTCTGAGTGACCACAGGTGCAAGGATCGCGGGCTTCAATCACTTCTACCGATGCTTTAACAAACCCCTCAAATAAATGTTCAATACTTTCTTGTAAATGATTTCTTTCAATCGAAATAGCAGCCTGGGAAGCCAGCGATCGCAAAATTCGCTCCTCCCATTTAGAATAGGATTTTGTTGCTTAAATCTTCAGTTCCAGATAAGGCAGTACCAATATCGAGAAGTTTCTCAATCAGTTCCGCTTGTTCATCAAATTCAGGCAAGAACTTGGGGTTATTAAAAATCATCTTTCTTCCACACAGCTAAAGCTGCGAGTTCAAATGGGGGAATAGCAAAGGCACATGGGGTATTCTATCATAAAAAAATCGGCAGTATTCTTAAGATTAAAGCAGTGTTGAGATTTGTCGCGCTAGGGCAAAATCTTTTTCGGTTAAGCCCCCAGCATCATGACTGGTTAAGCTAATGGTCACTTTATTGTAGGAAATTTCTAAATCCGGGTGATGTCCAGCCGTTTCCGCAGGTTCAACAAGTTTGTTCACAAATGCAATCGCTTCAATAAAATCTTTAAAGGTTTTGACTATTTTTAAATGCTTTCCTTCCACTTTCCAGTCGGGAATTTGACTAGAAAGTTCTTGAATTTGGCTAGAATTGAGTAGTGCAACCATGGGATTATTGGGGATAAAAATAAATTGATTATAAAAAAAATACTATCCGCCCTCACCCAGCCCTGGTTTTAGCCGTTGCCATTCCAGATCGGGCGAGAGCGGTAAGCGCGGGTCTCTTGAATCGGAACCTGACTGCCGGAAGATCACTCTAATAAGTCCGGTTATCTAGGTCAACAAGTGTCCTAAAAGAACACAAACTTAGCACTAGAGGACAGCCCCGGCGCACAGCCGGCATTTTCCAATCAAGTGACCCATGGGTTTACTACCTTCAATCATGGGCATCACCTCCTTGATTCCCTAAACGGTTTAATTCGTTTAGTGTTTATGCTTTTTAAGATAACACAATATTTCAGAATTGTACACCCCAATTGGTAAAAAAATCAAATACTTTCCAGAGGTGAAATTAAGATTTTGCAATCTAACAGATCGCTCATAATTAGGTAATGGGTAATAGGTAAATAGGTAATAGTTAATAGGTAATAGGTAATAGGTAATAGGTAATTCGTAATTCGTAATTACCCATTACTCATTTTCGATAAACAGCGTTCTAAATAAATTTGAGCCACTTGATCTTGGGGATTGCGATCTAGACATTCTTGGAATAACTGTGCCGCCTCTGAGTAACGTTCTAAATAATACTGCATTAATCCATACTCAAAGGTAGTTTTTGTAATTAATTTCCCCGCTTTAATTTCGGGTAAATCTGCATCAAACACCTCATAGACAGTAACAGCATCGGATTTTCCTTTGACTTTTACCCGATCAATAATTCTAAACGCATATTGATTAGCGTCTTCTAAAGCCATAAAAGTCCAATGGGTAATTAATAAAGAAACCCCATAATTTTTAGTTAAATTTTCAATCCGAGAAGCCACATTCACCGAATCACTAATCACCGTACTATCCAGGCGATTTTTACCCCCGACAATTCCCAACATTAATCCCCCGGTATTAATGCCAATGCCAATTTTAATTGGGGGACGATCGGGGCGTTGGCGGGTTTCATTATAGTCATTAAGTCGATTAATCATCTCCACTCCAGCTCGTACAGAATCATCGGCAGATCCGCCAAATAATGCCATAATTTCATCCCCAATATATTTATCAATAAACCCATAATTATCAACAATTGCAGGCTCCATACGACTTAAAAAAGCATTAATAAATTTAAAATTATCTTCGGGTGTCATATCTTCAGATAGGCTAGTAAAATCCCGAATATCAGCAAATAAAATCGACATTTCTTTTTGAACTGCCGCCCCTAACTGCACTTCTACAATACTTTCATAACCCAAAAAAGAAAGAAATTCATGGGGAACAAATCGCGCCGCTGCGTCGGTTAATTCAAATTCAGAATCTAGGGCTTCATCTAAATGAAGATTCAATTCTGAGAGTTTTTGCATAAATTGAATTCGATCTTCTTCGGCTTTTTTTCGCTCGGTAATATCAACCACAAAACCTTCATAATAAAGTAATTGATTCTGCTCATTAAATACAGACCGGGCATTTTCAGAAATCCAAATAATACTGCCATCTTTACGATAGGCTTTAAATTCAAATCCTGAAACTTCTCCCTGCTGATCAATTAATTGTTTAAAATCCTTTCGCCTTTGGGAATCAACATAAAGTTCTTCTTGAACATTAGTAATCATCGACATTAAATCCCAGGGAGAATCATAACCTAAAATTCTGGCTAGGGCGGGATTTGCACTAATATAACGTCCGGTGGGTGTAGTTTGAAATAAGCCTTCACTAGCATTTTCAAAAATACTGCGATATTTTTCTTCCGCCTGTCTTAATGCTTGTTCAGTTTGCTGACGTTTAGTAATATCTTGAAAGGCGAGAATTGCATAGGCTAAATCCCCATGTTCGTCATAGGTTGGTGTCACCCAATTTTCAATCAAAATGGTTTTATCCCCTTGATTGACTTCTAAAATAAAGGTGGTGTCTTGGGTCGAGTTAGAGAAATTATCATCGGAAATTGGGGCATAGGATAGACGGTTTTGAAACCCGTTAAGATAGGCTTGGTAAATATTAGATAAGGCATCACAGACCACTCCAGGAATCACTTTAGTTTTGAGTAATTCCTGAGCTTTTTGATTGGTATAATAGGGCTTTCCTGTGGGATCTAAAACAGCAACACCCACGGGAATTCCTTCTAAAAATTGTGTCATCTGTCGTTCATTATTTCTAACCTGGGAATACAGTTTAGCATTATCAATGGAAATTGCAGCTTGAGAAAATAGGATTTTCAGAACTTCTAATCTTTCTGGGGTAAACACTGCGGTTGTTAAGTTATTTTCAAGATACAGAATTCCAATCAATTTTCCTCTATTTTTAATCGGAGTCATTAAAATAGATCGGGATTGATGATGTTCCAAATAGGGATCATGACGATATCGCGGTTCTTGACGAGCATCGGATAAAATCACAAATTCTTGGGTTTGAATCACCGTATTCAGAATTAAAAGCGGTAGGTTTTCACTCTCCTCTATGGGTAGGGATTTTAATAAGGAATGAATTTCAATGGAGTCCCCATTTAAAGGATTTAAACTAGCGATCGCTTCAATCACTAAGTTGCCCGATTTAAACAAAAGAATACAACATTTTTCTGCTCCAGCATTTTGAATCACCACTTGAATTAATCGCCTCAAAAGCTGCTCTAAATCAATTTCTTGAGATAGGGCTTGAGAGGCTTTGGTCACCGTTGCTAAATCAAGAGCAGCCGAACCCCCATTACTACTTGATATAATTGTTTCTTCGGTATTTGTATTGATTGTGACTCCAGTTTTAGGGACAATAATTTGTTCCAAAATAGAATCTAACAGTTGAGAATAACGAGATTCTAAAATCTTAACTTTAGCAAAAGCGCCCCAATGAGCATAACCATAATAGGCATCAATTAGGTATACCCGAGCAATTTTTTCTTTTCCCCAATCTAAATAAAATTGAGCCGCTAATTCATAACCGAGGGCTTCTTCCTGAATAAATTGATGGGTTTGAGCCCAATCGATCGCTTGTTCAAAGGCTTCCATCACTTTAACATAATTCCCTTGAATTCGGTTATATTCGGCTTCTACCAAATAAAAATAATGGGAAAAATTTACCGGAGTCAAGGTAGCATAGATTTTTAGTTTTTCAAGATTTAAGGAAATTGTTTCTAAAATACGAGCCTGTTGCTCCCCAGAATATTCAGAATAGAGGGCTAGATTAATTAAAGATTGATAACAGTAAAAAATCGGTAAGAAAATGAAATAGGTTTGTCTATCTAAATATAATTCGGCTTGTTGACACCACTCCCGCGCCTGTTGAAATTTCCCTAATCTATAGGTTAAAATCATAAAATTTAAAGCCAATTGGAACGGTATTTCCTGGGAAGAATGTCCAATTTCACTTATTTTTGGGATTTGGGTTTCAACATAAGAAAAATTCAGTAGGGTTTGGGGATCTAATTTCCCATTTAAAATTTGTAACTTTTGATCATAGTGGGTCATAACCATAAGTTCCGATGGAGATTTTAAATCTCGAAACTGATTTAAGAAATACTCAATTTCTGATTCTAATTCCGATATGTCTTTACCCAATATATCCGCTATTTCAATATAGGATTGAGCTAGACAATACCCTTGTTCAATATTCCCAAGTTCTTGAATTTGGTATGAGTATAGTTGTAGAGGTGATAACAGATTTTTTAAGGAATATTTATAGGGTTTGATTAGGGTATAAACTAATTTTTTGACATTAATTTTTAACTCATAATTCCCTAATTTAGCAGATAATTCTAAAGCCAATTCTCCCATTTCATTCCCTAATTCTATATCTCCTTTGGTACAAAGTATAAATCCGAAAGCTGCATAAACTAAACTAGATAAAGCGGTATTTCCCCGTTGACAGGATAAATTTACTAATGTGATTACCCTTATGGGAAATTGTTCAGGCATAGTAACGTAAGCTGAAGGAAAACTGGCGGTTAAAATAGTGAATAAACTCACTAAATTAGGATCGGATAATTCGGGCAAATCTAATAATTCTAAAGGGGATCTTCCCGCTAAATAATTGATAAAATTTTGCTTTAATTCTTGCCAAGATTCTAAAGGGGAATCATCTCCCAAACTCACATCAAGCTGTTGACAAACAGTTAAAGCAAGATTCACCGCATTTTGATCTTGATGTTGACTTCTATACCCTTCAATCAATAACTCATAAATTCTAACTTGATCCGATAGGGTTTTAGCCTGTTCTAATATAATCCTACCCCAATCATTTAGGGATTCAAAATCTTGACTTAAAGCCGCAACTTCTGTGGCTTCTGTATATAATTCTAAGGTTAATTGATAGTCGGTTTCCCAACTGTTGGCGGTTAATAATCCCATCCCGATCGCTAAATGTCCAACGGCCGTTGGATAGGCGGTGGTTATCTTTGCTTTGCGTCCTGCTATTAAGTTAAATAAGGCTAACTGATGACGTTCTTTTAGATTTTTAATTAAACCTACGCCTAAATTGAACTGATTAATAATATTCAATAAAGTTTCTGGCAAAAGTTCAGTTAAAATTGTTTCTATGGGTTGATCAAACCGTTTTTGAATTTGATTTAATAATAATTTTCCTATTTTTAAATGGGTCGCTTGTCGTTGAGAACTGGGAATTAAAAGATAGGCAGCTTGTTGAATTCGATCATGAATAAATTTATATTGATCAACTCCCGATTGTAATAGGGGTAAAGTTTCATCGGGATCAAATTGTGAACCCAAATCTACACCCATTTCTAGGGAATAAAATGGATAAATTTCTTTAACAATAACAATCAATTGAGCCTGAGCAGCAACTTCTAAGGCTTGTAAGATTTCTAAATAGGATATTTCTGTCACCGTTGCTAAATCAAAGGCATTAAATTGATGGCCTAAACAGGCAGCAAATTTTAAAATTTCCTGGGTTGCTTCTGGTAATTGTTGTAATTTATGAATAATTAAATCTAAAATATTAGGATTGACAAAACGAGTTTTGATTTCCGTTAAATCACATTGCCAACCCCTCAGTAAATCTTGATTACCAAGGGAAGATTGAGGCGGATGAAACCAGATTAGTTCTTCTGTATATAATGACTGGAGAAATTGACTCACAAAAAAAGGATTTCCTTGGGTTTGTTGGTTGACTAATTCCGTTAGGGGTTGAGCTAATTCTAAGGAACAAACTAATGTTTCTGCTATGATTTGATTAATGGCAGATTCTTCTAAAGGATTTAAAACAATCTGTTCAATCGGAATTCCTAAATTTTCTAAGGTTTTTAAGGTTTCTCTTAAAGGATGGGTTTCTCCGATTTCTTGATCCCGATAGGCTAGAATTAAAACTAGGGATTGGGATGAATTTTCAGGACTCATTAATACCTGAATTAATCTTAAAGATTCTATATCCGCCCACTGTAAATCATCCAAAAAAATAATTAAGGGATGGGGCGGTTGAGCAAAGACCTGAATTAACCTGAGAATTAAACGATTAAACTGATTTTGATCAAGATTTGCTTCTAATTCAGGAGTTAAAACTTGCTGATTTAATAAAGATTTAAGTTCGGGAATCACATCAACGAGAATCTGGGTTTTTTCTCCTAATGCTTCTATTAGTTTGGTTTTCCAATCTTCAACTTTTGCGGGAGTTTCTGTTAAGATTTGTTGAATTAACTGTTTAATCCCTTGTACCCATCCCCAAAAGGGGGTATTATTTCTAAATTGATCAAATTTACCGGATATAAAATGAGCTTGATTTTGGATTGTTTTTTGATAAAATTCTTGAACCAGGGACGATTTTCCAATACCCGATTGACCCGTAACAACGATAATTCTGGATTGAATCTCTGGAAAGATTGAACTTAAATGAGCTAGTTCTGATTCCCGTCCATAAAACTTATCAGGAATAATAAAACGATCATTTAAGTCCATGCTGGCTAAAGGAAATAGAGGAATATCCCCGATTGTTTCCCACTGTTCTAAACATAATTCTAAATCATGTAATAATCCTGATGGGGTTTGATACCGTGCCTCTGGATTTTTAGCCATCAATTTTAAAATAATATTATTTAACATCAAAGGTAAAGAAGGTCTGATTTCAATTAAAGGCAAAGGTAAGAGGGCTAAATGGGCATGAATTAACTCTAAAGGTTCGGAAGACTGGAAGGGAAGTTTGCGCGTGAATAATTGATAAAGGGTAACACCCAAAGAATATAAATCTGTTCGATAATCAATACCTCGATGGGTTCTTCCTGTCTGTTCAGGGGACATATATGCTAAGGTTCCTTCTAACCCTTGAGAATTGAAAACTTCCTGATTTTGGCGGTCAAATTGGGTGGAAATACTAAAATCAATCAGTTGAATTTTTAGGGTTTCGGGATGTACTAAAATATTTTGCAGCTTCACATCTTTGTGAATAATTCGATGTTGATATAACTGTTCTAAAATTCGGGTAATTTCAATGGCAATTCTCAATAATTCACCCAAGGTTAATTCTCGACTCACCCAATAATCTGCCAAGGAAATATAACCTTGATCCTCCATAATTAAGGCAAACCCATTACTATAAGGTTCCAAATCCAGAATCGGAACAATTCCCTCTATATTTAGGTTTTTAGTAATCCGATATTGGTTCCTAAATT includes:
- a CDS encoding serine/threonine protein kinase and signal transduction histidine kinase with GAF sensor, whose product is MITLPGYQILHPIYNGSRTLVYRGIRLSDQRPVVIKLLRSEYPTIASLIEFRNQYRITKNLNIEGIVPILDLEPYSNGFALIMEDQGYISLADYWVSRELTLGELLRIAIEITRILEQLYQHRIIHKDVKLQNILVHPETLKIQLIDFSISTQFDRQNQEVFNSQGLEGTLAYMSPEQTGRTHRGIDYRTDLYSLGVTLYQLFTRKLPFQSSEPLELIHAHLALLPLPLIEIRPSLPLMLNNIILKLMAKNPEARYQTPSGLLHDLELCLEQWETIGDIPLFPLASMDLNDRFIIPDKFYGRESELAHLSSIFPEIQSRIIVVTGQSGIGKSSLVQEFYQKTIQNQAHFISGKFDQFRNNTPFWGWVQGIKQLIQQILTETPAKVEDWKTKLIEALGEKTQILVDVIPELKSLLNQQVLTPELEANLDQNQFNRLILRLIQVFAQPPHPLIIFLDDLQWADIESLRLIQVLMSPENSSQSLVLILAYRDQEIGETHPLRETLKTLENLGIPIEQIVLNPLEESAINQIIAETLVCSLELAQPLTELVNQQTQGNPFFVSQFLQSLYTEELIWFHPPQSSLGNQDLLRGWQCDLTEIKTRFVNPNILDLIIHKLQQLPEATQEILKFAACLGHQFNAFDLATVTEISYLEILQALEVAAQAQLIVIVKEIYPFYSLEMGVDLGSQFDPDETLPLLQSGVDQYKFIHDRIQQAAYLLIPSSQRQATHLKIGKLLLNQIQKRFDQPIETILTELLPETLLNIINQFNLGVGLIKNLKERHQLALFNLIAGRKAKITTAYPTAVGHLAIGMGLLTANSWETDYQLTLELYTEATEVAALSQDFESLNDWGRIILEQAKTLSDQVRIYELLIEGYRSQHQDQNAVNLALTVCQQLDVSLGDDSPLESWQELKQNFINYLAGRSPLELLDLPELSDPNLVSLFTILTASFPSAYVTMPEQFPIRVITLVNLSCQRGNTALSSLVYAAFGFILCTKGDIELGNEMGELALELSAKLGNYELKINVKKLVYTLIKPYKYSLKNLLSPLQLYSYQIQELGNIEQGYCLAQSYIEIADILGKDISELESEIEYFLNQFRDLKSPSELMVMTHYDQKLQILNGKLDPQTLLNFSYVETQIPKISEIGHSSQEIPFQLALNFMILTYRLGKFQQAREWCQQAELYLDRQTYFIFLPIFYCYQSLINLALYSEYSGEQQARILETISLNLEKLKIYATLTPVNFSHYFYLVEAEYNRIQGNYVKVMEAFEQAIDWAQTHQFIQEEALGYELAAQFYLDWGKEKIARVYLIDAYYGYAHWGAFAKVKILESRYSQLLDSILEQIIVPKTGVTINTNTEETIISSSNGGSAALDLATVTKASQALSQEIDLEQLLRRLIQVVIQNAGAEKCCILLFKSGNLVIEAIASLNPLNGDSIEIHSLLKSLPIEESENLPLLILNTVIQTQEFVILSDARQEPRYRHDPYLEHHQSRSILMTPIKNRGKLIGILYLENNLTTAVFTPERLEVLKILFSQAAISIDNAKLYSQVRNNERQMTQFLEGIPVGVAVLDPTGKPYYTNQKAQELLKTKVIPGVVCDALSNIYQAYLNGFQNRLSYAPISDDNFSNSTQDTTFILEVNQGDKTILIENWVTPTYDEHGDLAYAILAFQDITKRQQTEQALRQAEEKYRSIFENASEGLFQTTPTGRYISANPALARILGYDSPWDLMSMITNVQEELYVDSQRRKDFKQLIDQQGEVSGFEFKAYRKDGSIIWISENARSVFNEQNQLLYYEGFVVDITERKKAEEDRIQFMQKLSELNLHLDEALDSEFELTDAAARFVPHEFLSFLGYESIVEVQLGAAVQKEMSILFADIRDFTSLSEDMTPEDNFKFINAFLSRMEPAIVDNYGFIDKYIGDEIMALFGGSADDSVRAGVEMINRLNDYNETRQRPDRPPIKIGIGINTGGLMLGIVGGKNRLDSTVISDSVNVASRIENLTKNYGVSLLITHWTFMALEDANQYAFRIIDRVKVKGKSDAVTVYEVFDADLPEIKAGKLITKTTFEYGLMQYYLERYSEAAQLFQECLDRNPQDQVAQIYLERCLSKMSNG
- a CDS encoding pterin-4-alpha-carbinolamine dehydratase — protein: MVALLNSSQIQELSSQIPDWKVEGKHLKIVKTFKDFIEAIAFVNKLVEPAETAGHHPDLEISYNKVTISLTSHDAGGLTEKDFALARQISTLL
- a CDS encoding hypothetical protein (protein of unknown function UPF0118); this translates as MSNSVFSPLQNRLLTCLLILVVGWLSFQLLGYVGELISLLVTSGLIAFLLNYAVAKLERFIPRGIAAALVYLVAILTFVIIGLTIVPPVFNQGRQLITRLPELIESGRQQLAEFQVWSVDRNLPFDVGILQQQLLSKIQGTIEPIFAGSLGIVLGTFNWFFDLIFILVIAFYMLLDGERLWKILITILSPQIREVITISLKRNLKKFVLGQTLQGIFMTSILTVAFFMLKVPYFLLFAVVIGLLEIIPFVGATLGIGSVTFIVAFIDWWMALQVLAVAVSVQQVKDNIVAPRIMGDLTGLSPVVIFSALLLGGKIGGLLGFILAIPMAGVIKSIVEVVFDPTLPPQTGSFFYNPLNPQE
- a CDS encoding putative ABC transporter permease protein, giving the protein MKWWQRLKTNPLAQFGAGILLLFYLVVIAANFVAPYSPYESQLNASLLPPTQIYWYDQKGQWIGPHVYPTTQGPVDIETGKREINLDKSQPSPVRFFVPGEPYKILGIIPFDRHLFGTVGAGKINLLGTDEQARDQFSRLVHGGRVSLSIGLVGIMISFPLGMIFGGISGYFGGWLDSLIMRIVEVLMTIPGLYLLVALAAVLPPQISSTQRFLLIVVIISFISWAGLARVIRGQVLSIKEQQFVQASRAIGASPLYIITRHVLPQTATYLIISATLAIPSFIISESVLSLIGLGIQPPDPSWGNLLSSATNASILVLQPWLIWPPAILIILTVLAFNLLGDGLRDALDPRSIQR